Proteins encoded by one window of Cervus canadensis isolate Bull #8, Minnesota chromosome 18, ASM1932006v1, whole genome shotgun sequence:
- the SETD6 gene encoding N-lysine methyltransferase SETD6 isoform X4, with the protein MATQAKRRRVAGPAGSGDDPAPVASFLSWCQRVGLELSPKVAVSRQGTVAGYGMVARESVQPGELLFAVPRAALLSQHTCSISGVLERGGHADRGGETPSWARGVSNLRVSPRARRAAEPVGLGAATAGAAPRDAGPGLALEPLLCALARAGPLGAPHVLARGGAPAIAAGHRRTRGRGEGFGQHPQRVLFHCAALYGSPPRSFQPQGPISGTLPPARGSCDGLQTCLRMVAIQPIPKGHEIFNTYGQMANWQLIHMYGFAEPYPNVNDTADIQMVTVREAALQGTKVEAERLLLYERWDFLCKLEMVGEEGAFVIGREEVLTEEELATTLKVLCMPAEEFREFKDQNGWEDDKSEDDSLTITDIPKLKASWRQLLRDSVLLTLQTYATDLKTEQDLLSNREVYAALSWREQQALQVRYGQKMILHRLLELTC; encoded by the exons ATGGCGACTCAGGCGAAGCGCCGGCGG GTGGCGGGGCCTGCGGGCAGCGGCGACGACCCGGCCCCGGTGGCCAGCTTCCTGAGCTGGTGCCAGCGGGTGGGACTGGAGCTGAGTCCCAAG GTGGCAGTGAGCCGGCAGGGCACGGTGGCCGGCTACGGCATGGTGGCCCGGGAGAGCGTGCAGCCCGGGGAACTGCTGTTCGCGGTGCCGCGGGCCGCGCTCCTGTCGCAGCACACCTGCTCCATCAGCGGCGTGCTGGAACGAGGTGGGCACGCCGACAGGGGTGGAGAGACGCCGAGTTGGGCCCGCGGGGTCTCTAATCTCCGTGTCTCCCCCAGAGCGAGGCGCGCTGCAGAGCCAGTCGGGCTGGGTGCCGCTACTGCTGGCGCTGCTCCACGAGATGCAGGCCCCGGCCTCGCCCTGGAGCCCCTACTTTGCGCTCTGGCCCGAGCTGGGCCGCTTGGAGCACCCCATGTTCTG GCCCGAGGAGGAGCGCCGGCGATTGCTGCAGGGCACAGGCGTACCCGAGGCCGTGGAGAAGGATTTGGCCAACATCCGCAgcgagtattattccattgtgctGCCCTTTATGGAAGCCCACCCCGATCTTTTCAGCCCCAGGGTCCGATCTCTGGAACTCTACCGCCAGCTCGTGGCTCTTGTGATGGCCTACAG ACTTGTCTTCGGATGGTGGCCATTCAGCCCATTCCTAAAGGCCATGAGATCTTCAACACTTATGGGCAAATGGCTAACTGGCAGCTGATTCACATGTATGGTTTTGCTGAACCGTATCCCAACGTGAATGACACAGCTGACATTCAGATGGTGACTGTCCGTGAAGCCGCCTTACAGG GAACAAAAGTTGAAGCTGAAAGGCTCCTACTGTATGAACGCTGGGATTTCTTATGCAAATTGGAGATGGTAGGGGAAGAGGGAGCCTTCGTGATTGGGCGTGAAGAGGTACTGACTGAAGAGGAACTGGCCACTACACTCAAG GTACTGTGCATGCCTGCTGAGGAGTTCAGAGAATTTAAAGACCAGAATGGATGGGAAGATGATAAAAGCGAAGACGACAGCCTGACAATCACAGATATCCCCAAACTCAAAGCATCATGGAGACAGCTTCTTCGGGACAGTGTTTTGTTGACCCTGCAAACCTATGCCACAGACTTAAAAACTGAGCAAGATTTACTCAGCAACAGGGAGGTCTATGCGGCACTTAGCTGGAGGGAACAGCAAGCCTTACAGGTGCGTTACGGTCAGAAGATGATTCTACACCGGCTGTTGGAGCTGACATGTTAG
- the SETD6 gene encoding N-lysine methyltransferase SETD6 isoform X2 — translation MATQAKRRRVSHGGRRGCTPLLRATPLSRGAPLRALPRVVRRSRVPSPTPDLPPRARRRLLRPQRALPGGAAPLRLPVLGGGACGQRRRPGPGGQLPELVPAGGTGAESQGGSEPAGHGGRLRHGGPGERAARGTAVRGAAGRAPVAAHLLHQRRAGTRPEEERRRLLQGTGVPEAVEKDLANIRSEYYSIVLPFMEAHPDLFSPRVRSLELYRQLVALVMAYSFQEPLEEEEDEKEPNSPLMVPAADILNHLANHNANLEYSPTCLRMVAIQPIPKGHEIFNTYGQMANWQLIHMYGFAEPYPNVNDTADIQMVTVREAALQGTKVEAERLLLYERWDFLCKLEMVGEEGAFVIGREEVLTEEELATTLKVLCMPAEEFREFKDQNGWEDDKSEDDSLTITDIPKLKASWRQLLRDSVLLTLQTYATDLKTEQDLLSNREVYAALSWREQQALQVRYGQKMILHRLLELTC, via the exons ATGGCGACTCAGGCGAAGCGCCGGCGGGTAAGTCACGGCGGGCGGCGCGGGTGCACCCCTCTCCTCCGCGCCACGCCACTCTCCCGCGGCGCGCCGCTCCGCGCCCTGCCGCGGGTCGTTCGCCGCTCCCGTGTCCCCTCCCCAACCCCGGACCTTCCTCCGCGCGCGCGCCGCCGTCTTCTCCGCCCCCAGCGAGCTCTCCCGGGCGGGGCCGCGCCACTGCGCTTGCCTGTCTTAGGTGGCGGGGCCTGCGGGCAGCGGCGACGACCCGGCCCCGGTGGCCAGCTTCCTGAGCTGGTGCCAGCGGGTGGGACTGGAGCTGAGTCCCAAG GTGGCAGTGAGCCGGCAGGGCACGGTGGCCGGCTACGGCATGGTGGCCCGGGAGAGCGTGCAGCCCGGGGAACTGCTGTTCGCGGTGCCGCGGGCCGCGCTCCTGTCGCAGCACACCTGCTCCATCAGCGGCGTGCTGGAACGAG GCCCGAGGAGGAGCGCCGGCGATTGCTGCAGGGCACAGGCGTACCCGAGGCCGTGGAGAAGGATTTGGCCAACATCCGCAgcgagtattattccattgtgctGCCCTTTATGGAAGCCCACCCCGATCTTTTCAGCCCCAGGGTCCGATCTCTGGAACTCTACCGCCAGCTCGTGGCTCTTGTGATGGCCTACAG CTTTCAGGAACcactggaggaagaggaggatgaaaaggagcCAAACTCCCCTTTGATGGTGCCTGCTGCAGACATACTAAACCATTTAGCCAATCACAATGCCAATCTAGAATACTCTCCA ACTTGTCTTCGGATGGTGGCCATTCAGCCCATTCCTAAAGGCCATGAGATCTTCAACACTTATGGGCAAATGGCTAACTGGCAGCTGATTCACATGTATGGTTTTGCTGAACCGTATCCCAACGTGAATGACACAGCTGACATTCAGATGGTGACTGTCCGTGAAGCCGCCTTACAGG GAACAAAAGTTGAAGCTGAAAGGCTCCTACTGTATGAACGCTGGGATTTCTTATGCAAATTGGAGATGGTAGGGGAAGAGGGAGCCTTCGTGATTGGGCGTGAAGAGGTACTGACTGAAGAGGAACTGGCCACTACACTCAAG GTACTGTGCATGCCTGCTGAGGAGTTCAGAGAATTTAAAGACCAGAATGGATGGGAAGATGATAAAAGCGAAGACGACAGCCTGACAATCACAGATATCCCCAAACTCAAAGCATCATGGAGACAGCTTCTTCGGGACAGTGTTTTGTTGACCCTGCAAACCTATGCCACAGACTTAAAAACTGAGCAAGATTTACTCAGCAACAGGGAGGTCTATGCGGCACTTAGCTGGAGGGAACAGCAAGCCTTACAGGTGCGTTACGGTCAGAAGATGATTCTACACCGGCTGTTGGAGCTGACATGTTAG
- the SETD6 gene encoding N-lysine methyltransferase SETD6 isoform X1: MATQAKRRRVSHGGRRGCTPLLRATPLSRGAPLRALPRVVRRSRVPSPTPDLPPRARRRLLRPQRALPGGAAPLRLPVLGGGACGQRRRPGPGGQLPELVPAGGTGAESQGGSEPAGHGGRLRHGGPGERAARGTAVRGAAGRAPVAAHLLHQRRAGTRARRAAEPVGLGAATAGAAPRDAGPGLALEPLLCALARAGPLGAPHVLARGGAPAIAAGHRRTRGRGEGFGQHPQRVLFHCAALYGSPPRSFQPQGPISGTLPPARGSCDGLQTCLRMVAIQPIPKGHEIFNTYGQMANWQLIHMYGFAEPYPNVNDTADIQMVTVREAALQGTKVEAERLLLYERWDFLCKLEMVGEEGAFVIGREEVLTEEELATTLKVLCMPAEEFREFKDQNGWEDDKSEDDSLTITDIPKLKASWRQLLRDSVLLTLQTYATDLKTEQDLLSNREVYAALSWREQQALQVRYGQKMILHRLLELTC; the protein is encoded by the exons ATGGCGACTCAGGCGAAGCGCCGGCGGGTAAGTCACGGCGGGCGGCGCGGGTGCACCCCTCTCCTCCGCGCCACGCCACTCTCCCGCGGCGCGCCGCTCCGCGCCCTGCCGCGGGTCGTTCGCCGCTCCCGTGTCCCCTCCCCAACCCCGGACCTTCCTCCGCGCGCGCGCCGCCGTCTTCTCCGCCCCCAGCGAGCTCTCCCGGGCGGGGCCGCGCCACTGCGCTTGCCTGTCTTAGGTGGCGGGGCCTGCGGGCAGCGGCGACGACCCGGCCCCGGTGGCCAGCTTCCTGAGCTGGTGCCAGCGGGTGGGACTGGAGCTGAGTCCCAAG GTGGCAGTGAGCCGGCAGGGCACGGTGGCCGGCTACGGCATGGTGGCCCGGGAGAGCGTGCAGCCCGGGGAACTGCTGTTCGCGGTGCCGCGGGCCGCGCTCCTGTCGCAGCACACCTGCTCCATCAGCGGCGTGCTGGAACGAG AGCGAGGCGCGCTGCAGAGCCAGTCGGGCTGGGTGCCGCTACTGCTGGCGCTGCTCCACGAGATGCAGGCCCCGGCCTCGCCCTGGAGCCCCTACTTTGCGCTCTGGCCCGAGCTGGGCCGCTTGGAGCACCCCATGTTCTG GCCCGAGGAGGAGCGCCGGCGATTGCTGCAGGGCACAGGCGTACCCGAGGCCGTGGAGAAGGATTTGGCCAACATCCGCAgcgagtattattccattgtgctGCCCTTTATGGAAGCCCACCCCGATCTTTTCAGCCCCAGGGTCCGATCTCTGGAACTCTACCGCCAGCTCGTGGCTCTTGTGATGGCCTACAG ACTTGTCTTCGGATGGTGGCCATTCAGCCCATTCCTAAAGGCCATGAGATCTTCAACACTTATGGGCAAATGGCTAACTGGCAGCTGATTCACATGTATGGTTTTGCTGAACCGTATCCCAACGTGAATGACACAGCTGACATTCAGATGGTGACTGTCCGTGAAGCCGCCTTACAGG GAACAAAAGTTGAAGCTGAAAGGCTCCTACTGTATGAACGCTGGGATTTCTTATGCAAATTGGAGATGGTAGGGGAAGAGGGAGCCTTCGTGATTGGGCGTGAAGAGGTACTGACTGAAGAGGAACTGGCCACTACACTCAAG GTACTGTGCATGCCTGCTGAGGAGTTCAGAGAATTTAAAGACCAGAATGGATGGGAAGATGATAAAAGCGAAGACGACAGCCTGACAATCACAGATATCCCCAAACTCAAAGCATCATGGAGACAGCTTCTTCGGGACAGTGTTTTGTTGACCCTGCAAACCTATGCCACAGACTTAAAAACTGAGCAAGATTTACTCAGCAACAGGGAGGTCTATGCGGCACTTAGCTGGAGGGAACAGCAAGCCTTACAGGTGCGTTACGGTCAGAAGATGATTCTACACCGGCTGTTGGAGCTGACATGTTAG
- the SETD6 gene encoding N-lysine methyltransferase SETD6 isoform X3, whose translation MATQAKRRRVAGPAGSGDDPAPVASFLSWCQRVGLELSPKVAVSRQGTVAGYGMVARESVQPGELLFAVPRAALLSQHTCSISGVLERERGALQSQSGWVPLLLALLHEMQAPASPWSPYFALWPELGRLEHPMFWPEEERRRLLQGTGVPEAVEKDLANIRSEYYSIVLPFMEAHPDLFSPRVRSLELYRQLVALVMAYSFQEPLEEEEDEKEPNSPLMVPAADILNHLANHNANLEYSPTCLRMVAIQPIPKGHEIFNTYGQMANWQLIHMYGFAEPYPNVNDTADIQMVTVREAALQGTKVEAERLLLYERWDFLCKLEMVGEEGAFVIGREEVLTEEELATTLKVLCMPAEEFREFKDQNGWEDDKSEDDSLTITDIPKLKASWRQLLRDSVLLTLQTYATDLKTEQDLLSNREVYAALSWREQQALQVRYGQKMILHRLLELTC comes from the exons ATGGCGACTCAGGCGAAGCGCCGGCGG GTGGCGGGGCCTGCGGGCAGCGGCGACGACCCGGCCCCGGTGGCCAGCTTCCTGAGCTGGTGCCAGCGGGTGGGACTGGAGCTGAGTCCCAAG GTGGCAGTGAGCCGGCAGGGCACGGTGGCCGGCTACGGCATGGTGGCCCGGGAGAGCGTGCAGCCCGGGGAACTGCTGTTCGCGGTGCCGCGGGCCGCGCTCCTGTCGCAGCACACCTGCTCCATCAGCGGCGTGCTGGAACGAG AGCGAGGCGCGCTGCAGAGCCAGTCGGGCTGGGTGCCGCTACTGCTGGCGCTGCTCCACGAGATGCAGGCCCCGGCCTCGCCCTGGAGCCCCTACTTTGCGCTCTGGCCCGAGCTGGGCCGCTTGGAGCACCCCATGTTCTG GCCCGAGGAGGAGCGCCGGCGATTGCTGCAGGGCACAGGCGTACCCGAGGCCGTGGAGAAGGATTTGGCCAACATCCGCAgcgagtattattccattgtgctGCCCTTTATGGAAGCCCACCCCGATCTTTTCAGCCCCAGGGTCCGATCTCTGGAACTCTACCGCCAGCTCGTGGCTCTTGTGATGGCCTACAG CTTTCAGGAACcactggaggaagaggaggatgaaaaggagcCAAACTCCCCTTTGATGGTGCCTGCTGCAGACATACTAAACCATTTAGCCAATCACAATGCCAATCTAGAATACTCTCCA ACTTGTCTTCGGATGGTGGCCATTCAGCCCATTCCTAAAGGCCATGAGATCTTCAACACTTATGGGCAAATGGCTAACTGGCAGCTGATTCACATGTATGGTTTTGCTGAACCGTATCCCAACGTGAATGACACAGCTGACATTCAGATGGTGACTGTCCGTGAAGCCGCCTTACAGG GAACAAAAGTTGAAGCTGAAAGGCTCCTACTGTATGAACGCTGGGATTTCTTATGCAAATTGGAGATGGTAGGGGAAGAGGGAGCCTTCGTGATTGGGCGTGAAGAGGTACTGACTGAAGAGGAACTGGCCACTACACTCAAG GTACTGTGCATGCCTGCTGAGGAGTTCAGAGAATTTAAAGACCAGAATGGATGGGAAGATGATAAAAGCGAAGACGACAGCCTGACAATCACAGATATCCCCAAACTCAAAGCATCATGGAGACAGCTTCTTCGGGACAGTGTTTTGTTGACCCTGCAAACCTATGCCACAGACTTAAAAACTGAGCAAGATTTACTCAGCAACAGGGAGGTCTATGCGGCACTTAGCTGGAGGGAACAGCAAGCCTTACAGGTGCGTTACGGTCAGAAGATGATTCTACACCGGCTGTTGGAGCTGACATGTTAG